Below is a genomic region from Desulfobaccales bacterium.
CGGCCACATTGCGGATGCCGTGGTATTCCAGGCCGTAGGCGGGCATAGCAACTCCTAAAATGACCAGGGGTTGGCGGAGAGGGCGTGGGAGAGGAGGCAGGGGGCTACTATTCCCTGGCCCCATCTCCATAAAAGATTACCCCATCCTCTGCCTTTTTCATAGTATCTCAAGCCGCCAAGGGAACCTGAGAAAATTTTCTCCCGCCAGTGGCCCGCTGGCCTCTATTTTTAAGGAAATAGTCCCAAGGAGGGCATCATGACCGAGGAAACCTTGGCCACGGCAGCCCCCTCCGGCCCGCCGGAGCTCAGCGACGCCGATATCTATGAGGCCATGAAGGAGATCCCCGGCTACCTGGACATCACCCCGGGGAGCTTCAAGGAGGTTTACCGGCTGGCCTTCCGGCTGGCCCGGAAACGCCTCTTTGAGGAGGTGACCGCAGCTCACCTCATGACCCGGGAGGTGATCGCAGTGCGGCCGGAGACCCCGGTGGAGGAGGTGGCCCAGGCCATGGGGCGGGCCGGGATTTCCGGGGTGCCGGTGGTGGATGGGGAGAACCGGGTGGTGGGGGTGATCAGCGAGCGGGATTTCCTCCAGCGCATGGGGGCCAAAGAGGGCAATTTCATGAGCCTGGTGGCCCTTTGTCTTAAGACCAGGGGCTGCGTGGCCGTGCCCATCAAGGAGAAGCGGGCCGCCGATCTGATGAGCGCGCCGGCGGTGACGGTGGCTCCCGACACGCCTTTGCGGGAGATCCTGCAGCTGTTTGATACCCGCCACATCAACCGGGTGCCGGTGGCGGATGCCGCGGGACGCCTTCAGGGCATCATCACCCGGGGGGACCTCATCCGGGTGCTGGGAGGGCTCAAGTGAGCCGCCTGAGCGAGTATTTCCGGAAGATGGCGGGCACCTCCATCAGCCCGCCGGGGGTGGATCTCCAGGAAATGCTCGTTTCCGGGCTGGGAGGCTTTGTGGGCATCGGCCTCTTAGCACTTTTGGAGTCCCACCTGGTGGCGGGCACGGACCTGGTGCTGCTCATCGGCTCCTTCGGGGCCTCGGCGGTATTGGTGTACGGGGCGGTGAAAAGCCCCCTGGCCCAGCCCCGCAATGTCCTGGGGGGGCACCTCCTCTCCGCCCTGGTGGGGGTCAGTGCGGTGAAGCTCCTGGGGCCCCACACCTGGCTCACTCCGGCCCTGGCGGTGGGCCTAAGCCTCATCCTCATGCACGCCACCCGCACCCTGCACCCCCCAGGCGGGGCCACGGCCCTCATCGCCGTGATGGGGGGACCCAAGATCCAGCAACTGGGGTACCTGTATGTGCTGTTGCCGGTGGGGGCCGGGGCGGTGCTTCTGCTGGCGGTGGCGCTCCTCTTCAACAATCTTATCCCGAGGCGGCGCTACCCGGAGTTCTGGTGGTGAGGGAAACCGGGGCCTTTGGGCTTGCCAGATGGATAGCCTGAGGGTGGGGGGTCATGAGGGCCACGTTCCTGGCTGAGGGGAAGCCGGGCGGCCTCGCCGGTCTGTGCCCTTGGCTCCTCCCATGACCGTTCTTAAAGCCGCTAGGCGCGGCGGCCGGGGCTCAAGCAGGGGGCCGGGGTGTCGGTGAGCTTATCCGGCCAGGAATACACACAGTAGTAGTAGAAGGGCTGCTCGCAGAAACACACCGGGTTTTCCTCGTGCATCAGGTAGGGGCACTCAAAGCAGCAGGGGGGAAGCTCCTCCGCCTGGCTGAAGGGCACCCCGAAGCGGCCGGCGCGGAATTCCTCCAGGATGAACATGGGGCCTGAGGCCTCCAGGGGATGGGATCCTTGCAGAGGGGGCCGGGGACCGGTGACCCTCCTTCCCCCACGCTCCCTGCCCTCTCCCTTGTAACGAGGGAGGTGGGGGAGAGAGGGGAGGGCCACTGTTCCCGGGCTTTTTCCCTCCCGCCACACGCGGTGACGGTCACATGGTAGCAGAGTGACCCCGGAGGGGGCAAGCCCTCTTCCCGCCCTTGCACTTCGGCCTGGTTGCGGTACAATCAGGCGCACATGCCGGGAGTCCTCCCGGCCTCAGCCCGGTGTCCTGTCCATGAAAACTCTCTTCACTTTGGCACTCCGTTTCTTTGCCTGTTTTGTGGCGGCCAAATTCCTCCTGGGCCTTCTGGGGGAGGGGAGCGCCGGGGCGCTCTTGCTTTTGACCTCGCTTCTGGTGGCCAACCTCTATCTCTTCGACCTGCTGGATTGGTATTACGAAGGGGCCTGGCGCCGGGCCCTGACCCCCAAGGAACTGGGCTGGCTGATGACCCGCCTGACGGTGTGGCTGAACCGGGTGCGGGGCCGTCCCCGGGAACCCCAGGACCCCTCCCGGCCGCCGGAGTCGGGGACCTCGGGGAAGTGAGGGAAATCCCTGGGAGGGGCGAAATTTTTTCCATTGACGCAGAATTTGCGATTGTTGTAACATTCACAACGTCTGAGGTGCCCATGACTTTGAAGCGACTCCTGAGCGAGCGCCGGGCCGCCATCCTGGAGAAGTGGCGGGACCGGGTCTTTGCCTGTTATCCCCCGGAGACCGCCAGCTTTATGCGGCAGGAGGCCGACCACTTCAGCAACCCGGTGGCCCATCGCCTCACCGAGGGGCTGAAAGGGATTTACGCCGCCCTCTTGGGGGAGTCCCCGGCGGCGGAGGTCTCGGCCCAGCTGGATGAGGTGCTGCGCATCTGGGCGGTGCAGGATTTCACCCCCTCCCAGGCCCTGGCGTTCGTCTTTTTCCTCAAGCCCATCATTCGGGAGGAGCTGGCAGGTGAGCTCAAGGCCGATGCCGCCCTCGCGGCGGAGCTGCTGGATCTGGAATCCCGCCTGGACGGCGTGGCTCTGTTGGGCTTCGACGTCTACATGCAGCGGCGGGAGAAGCTCTCCGAGCTGAAGGTGTCGGAGATGAAGGCCCGGATCAGCGGTCTCCTCCGGCGGGTGGGGGTGGATCCCACCACCCTGTAAGCCTCTGGCGGCGCCGGCCAAATTTAGACGAGGTGACGGTACATGAATTTTACCCAACGTCATATCACGGTGGCCCTGGCGGCGGTCCTGGGACTCATCGCCGTGGCCTACGTGGGGGTGCAGGGGAACCTCCAGCTCCTCTTCGGGGTGGTGGTGCCGTATCTGGCTCTCCTGCTCTTCTTTGAGGGGATCATCTACCGGGTCATCAAATGGGCCCGCTCTCCGGTTCCCTTCAAAATCCCCACCACTGCCGGGCAGGTGAAGTCCCTGCCGTGGATCCCCCGCACCCTGGGGGACAAACTGGACAATCCCGAAAGCAAGGCCTGGGTGTTCGGTCGCATGGCCCTGGAGGTCCTGGCCTTCCGCAGCCTCTTTCGCAATACCCGCACCGAGCTGGTCAGCGACCCCAAGTTTCCGGAAAAGGCCCGGCTGGTGCACTGGTCCTACAAGTGGCTGTGGCTGGGGGCCATTGCCTTCCATTACGCCTTTCTCATCATTGTGCTCAGGCACCTCCGGTTCTTCTTTGAACCCACCCCCCAACCCATCGCCCTGCTCTCGGAGATTGACGGTTTCTGGCAGTTCTTCATCCCCACCTTCTATCTGACGGACATCATCATCGTCCTGGCCCTGCTGTATCTGCTGGGCCGGCGGCTGGCCAACGCCAACCTGCGCTACATCACCCTGGCGTCTGACTACTTCCCGCTGTTTCTCATTTTGGGCATTGTCACCACCGGGATTTTGATGCGCTATTTCTTCAAGACCGACATCACCGCGGTGAAGCAGCTGGTCATGGGCCTGGTGAGCCTGAAACCGGTGATCCCGGCTGGGATTTCGCCCCTGTTTTACGTGCATCTCTTCCTGGTGTGTGTGCTCTTGGCCTATTTTCCTTACAGCAAGCTCCTGCATGCCCCGGGGGTCTTCTTCAGCCCGACCCGCAATATGCCCGGCAACAACCGGTGGGAGCTGCACGTCAACCCCTGGAATTATCCGGTGAAGTTCCACCCCTACATGGAGTACGAGGACCAGTTCCGGGATGCCATGTATGAGGCCGGGATTCCGGTGGAGAAAGAACCTGAAACCGCGGAAGTGGAAGAGGAGTAACCGATGAGTCTTCCGAAGCCCGAAGAACTTGCCCGCGTCAATTACCAGCCCCCGGCCCGGGGCTGGATGGAGGTCAAACCCGATTTTCGCCCCGGCACCTACTGCAACGCCGCCTCGCCCAAGTGGCTGGAGTGGATTGATTACCCCTATCCCCGGGCCTGGTCGGTGGCCGATGAGGACTGGCAGCTGCCCCAGAACTGGAAGGAGATCGTCCTCGAGGGCATGGAGGACCGCCTGGCCCGCTTCCGGTCCCTCAAGCTCTTCTTCGACATCTGCGTGCGCTGCGGGGCCTGTGCCGACAAGTGCCACTTCTTCCTGGGCACCGGCGACCCCAAGAACATGCCGGTGTTGCGGGCCGAGCTCCTGCGCAGCGTCTACAAACGCTACTTCACCCGCATCGGCAAGGCCCTGGGGGAGATCGTGGGGGCCCGGGACCTGGATGAGAAAGTGATCAAGGAGTGGTTCTACTACCTCTACCAGTGCACCATCTGCCGGCGCTGCTCGCTTTTTTGCCCTTACGGCATCGACATGGCGGAGATGACCCTCCTGGGCCGGGAGATGCTGGCCTCCGTCGGCCTCAACATCGACTGGGCCCTGGCCTCGGTGGCCCAGTGCTACGACAAAGGCAGCCACATCGGCGCCACCCCCCAGGCCTTCAAGGACATGATCGACTTCCTGGCGGAGGAAAACGAGCGCATCACCGGCATTAAGACGCCGGTGTCCTACAACCGCAAGGGCGCCGA
It encodes:
- a CDS encoding RsbRD N-terminal domain-containing protein — its product is MTLKRLLSERRAAILEKWRDRVFACYPPETASFMRQEADHFSNPVAHRLTEGLKGIYAALLGESPAAEVSAQLDEVLRIWAVQDFTPSQALAFVFFLKPIIREELAGELKADAALAAELLDLESRLDGVALLGFDVYMQRREKLSELKVSEMKARISGLLRRVGVDPTTL
- the dsrM gene encoding sulfate reduction electron transfer complex DsrMKJOP subunit DsrM produces the protein MNFTQRHITVALAAVLGLIAVAYVGVQGNLQLLFGVVVPYLALLLFFEGIIYRVIKWARSPVPFKIPTTAGQVKSLPWIPRTLGDKLDNPESKAWVFGRMALEVLAFRSLFRNTRTELVSDPKFPEKARLVHWSYKWLWLGAIAFHYAFLIIVLRHLRFFFEPTPQPIALLSEIDGFWQFFIPTFYLTDIIIVLALLYLLGRRLANANLRYITLASDYFPLFLILGIVTTGILMRYFFKTDITAVKQLVMGLVSLKPVIPAGISPLFYVHLFLVCVLLAYFPYSKLLHAPGVFFSPTRNMPGNNRWELHVNPWNYPVKFHPYMEYEDQFRDAMYEAGIPVEKEPETAEVEEE
- a CDS encoding CBS domain-containing protein, with protein sequence MTEETLATAAPSGPPELSDADIYEAMKEIPGYLDITPGSFKEVYRLAFRLARKRLFEEVTAAHLMTREVIAVRPETPVEEVAQAMGRAGISGVPVVDGENRVVGVISERDFLQRMGAKEGNFMSLVALCLKTRGCVAVPIKEKRAADLMSAPAVTVAPDTPLREILQLFDTRHINRVPVADAAGRLQGIITRGDLIRVLGGLK
- a CDS encoding HPP family protein — encoded protein: MSRLSEYFRKMAGTSISPPGVDLQEMLVSGLGGFVGIGLLALLESHLVAGTDLVLLIGSFGASAVLVYGAVKSPLAQPRNVLGGHLLSALVGVSAVKLLGPHTWLTPALAVGLSLILMHATRTLHPPGGATALIAVMGGPKIQQLGYLYVLLPVGAGAVLLLAVALLFNNLIPRRRYPEFWW